One Phenylobacterium hankyongense DNA segment encodes these proteins:
- a CDS encoding AAA family ATPase, which translates to MIHKPNFFLLTGGPGVGKTTVIERLAAMGEVCIPETHRAVIRDQAARGGSALPWADHAAYCTLTAERDIARFDSLSGETRRVFFDRGVLDSFGQGFDPPAALLAAARARRYNRHAFLFPPWAEIYRTDGERKQDFAEAERTYGHVKRLLAEFGYEGVDVPRAGPEERARFVLQTAKRLAA; encoded by the coding sequence TTGATCCACAAGCCGAATTTCTTCCTGCTCACCGGCGGACCCGGCGTCGGCAAGACCACCGTCATCGAGCGCTTGGCGGCGATGGGTGAGGTCTGCATCCCCGAGACCCACCGCGCGGTGATCCGGGACCAGGCAGCCCGTGGCGGGAGCGCCCTGCCCTGGGCCGACCACGCGGCCTACTGCACGCTGACCGCCGAGCGTGACATCGCCCGGTTCGACAGCCTCTCCGGCGAGACCCGGCGGGTGTTCTTCGATCGCGGCGTCCTGGACAGTTTCGGGCAGGGTTTCGATCCCCCCGCGGCCCTGCTCGCCGCCGCCCGCGCCCGCCGCTACAACCGCCACGCCTTCCTGTTTCCACCCTGGGCGGAGATCTACCGCACCGACGGCGAGCGGAAGCAGGACTTCGCCGAGGCCGAGCGGACCTACGGGCACGTCAAGCGGCTGCTCGCCGAGTTCGGCTATGAGGGCGTGGACGTCCCGCGGGCGGGCCCCGAGGAACGCGCCCGCTTCGTCCTGCAGACGGCGAAGCGGCTGGCCGCCTAG
- a CDS encoding nitrite/sulfite reductase has translation MYQYDAIDKDILADRSAEFRGQVARRLAGELNEDQFKPLRLRNGLYLQLHAYMLRVAIPYGSLNPAQLRKLAWIARTYDKGYGHFTTRTNLQFHWIKLADAPDIMDHLASVDMHAIQTSGNCVRNVTADPYAGATAEEIDDPRVWAEAMRQWSTVHPEFSWLPRKFKIAVTAAPKDRTAAKVHDIGLVLKRARDGSLGFEVMVGGGLGRMPYIASTIREFLPVNRLFSYLEAILRVYNRHGRRDNIHKARIKVLVATLGAEEFARQVEAEWEKVGTGPDLPDTELARIRGAFAPKTFGTLSPRSDAFETARAGQPAFARFARNNLKPHKVPGYGIVEVSLKGIGETPGDASAEQMEVVADLAERYGQNDIRVTHEQNLVLPHVKLDDVPAVWAALDAVGLATPNMNLVSDIIACPGLDYCALANARAIPVAQHIAEKFRDPERAERVGELKIKISGCINACGHHHVGHIGILGVDKKGEEFYQLTLGGSGAEDAAVGQALGPALPYDRVADAVDTLVEVYLRERKDGERFLDTFRRTGVAPFKEAVYADAN, from the coding sequence ATGTACCAGTACGACGCCATCGACAAGGACATCCTCGCCGACCGCAGCGCGGAGTTCCGCGGGCAGGTCGCGCGACGGCTCGCCGGCGAGCTGAACGAAGACCAGTTCAAGCCGCTGCGCCTGAGGAACGGCCTCTATCTGCAGCTGCACGCCTACATGCTGCGGGTGGCCATCCCCTACGGCTCGCTGAACCCCGCCCAGCTGCGCAAGCTGGCGTGGATCGCGCGCACCTACGACAAGGGCTACGGCCACTTCACCACCCGCACCAACCTGCAGTTCCACTGGATCAAGCTGGCCGACGCGCCGGACATCATGGATCACCTGGCCAGCGTCGACATGCACGCCATCCAGACCAGCGGAAACTGCGTGCGCAACGTCACCGCCGATCCCTACGCCGGGGCCACGGCCGAGGAGATCGACGACCCGCGCGTCTGGGCCGAGGCCATGCGCCAGTGGTCCACCGTGCACCCGGAATTCTCCTGGCTGCCGCGGAAGTTCAAGATCGCGGTCACCGCCGCGCCGAAGGACCGCACGGCGGCCAAGGTCCACGATATCGGCCTGGTTCTGAAGCGCGCCCGCGACGGGTCGCTGGGGTTCGAGGTGATGGTCGGCGGCGGCCTGGGCCGGATGCCCTACATCGCCTCCACCATCCGCGAGTTCCTGCCGGTGAACCGGCTGTTCTCGTACCTGGAGGCGATCCTTCGCGTCTACAATCGCCACGGCCGGCGCGACAACATCCACAAGGCCCGCATCAAGGTGCTGGTGGCCACCCTCGGCGCGGAAGAGTTCGCCCGCCAGGTCGAGGCCGAATGGGAGAAGGTCGGAACCGGGCCGGACCTGCCGGACACCGAGCTCGCCCGCATCCGCGGGGCGTTCGCGCCCAAGACCTTCGGGACCCTGTCGCCGCGCTCGGACGCCTTCGAGACGGCCAGGGCCGGCCAGCCGGCGTTCGCCCGCTTCGCCCGCAACAACCTCAAGCCCCACAAGGTCCCGGGCTACGGCATCGTCGAGGTGTCGCTGAAGGGCATCGGCGAAACCCCCGGGGACGCCTCCGCCGAGCAGATGGAAGTCGTCGCCGACCTCGCCGAACGCTACGGCCAGAACGACATCCGCGTGACCCACGAGCAGAACCTGGTGCTGCCGCACGTGAAGCTGGACGACGTGCCGGCGGTCTGGGCGGCGCTCGACGCCGTCGGCCTCGCCACGCCGAACATGAACCTGGTCAGCGACATCATCGCCTGCCCGGGCCTCGACTACTGCGCGCTGGCCAACGCCCGGGCGATCCCGGTCGCCCAGCACATCGCCGAGAAGTTCCGCGACCCCGAGCGGGCCGAGCGGGTGGGCGAGCTGAAGATCAAGATCAGCGGCTGCATCAACGCCTGCGGCCACCATCACGTCGGCCACATCGGCATCCTGGGCGTCGATAAGAAGGGCGAGGAGTTCTACCAGCTCACGCTCGGCGGCTCCGGCGCGGAGGACGCGGCGGTGGGTCAGGCGCTCGGACCGGCGCTGCCCTACGACCGTGTGGCCGATGCGGTGGACACCCTCGTCGAGGTCTACCTGCGCGAGCGCAAGGACGGCGAGCGCTTCCTCGACACCTTCCGGCGCACCGGCGTCGCCCCCTTCAAGGAGGCTGTCTATGCCGACGCGAATTAA
- a CDS encoding NUDIX domain-containing protein, whose translation MAVPQFGVAEPGRAYPDRPAAFVIVARAGKIAVVRVARRKGGWRLDLPGGGLEPGEAPAQAAVRECGEEAGLRVAVAEPFLHADHFFVNDEGQSHNTRGSFFLGRLLSEDPALKIEDDHTLVWMEAHEALRTLDRDAHAWAVAAWLRRVKR comes from the coding sequence ATGGCGGTCCCCCAGTTCGGCGTCGCAGAGCCCGGGCGCGCCTATCCCGACCGGCCGGCGGCCTTCGTCATCGTGGCGCGCGCGGGGAAGATCGCCGTGGTCCGTGTCGCGCGCCGGAAGGGCGGCTGGCGGCTGGACCTGCCCGGCGGCGGCCTGGAGCCCGGCGAGGCGCCTGCCCAGGCGGCTGTGCGCGAGTGCGGCGAGGAGGCGGGCCTGCGGGTGGCGGTGGCCGAGCCCTTCCTTCACGCGGACCACTTCTTCGTCAACGACGAGGGTCAGTCCCACAACACCCGCGGGAGCTTCTTCTTGGGCCGCCTGCTGTCCGAAGACCCGGCGCTGAAGATCGAGGACGACCACACCCTGGTGTGGATGGAGGCCCACGAGGCGCTCCGGACCCTCGATCGCGACGCCCATGCCTGGGCCGTCGCGGCCTGGCTCAGGCGGGTGAAGCGCTAG
- a CDS encoding ABC-type transport auxiliary lipoprotein family protein, which produces MIRSNSLPTTLLRLAAVGACALMLSGCISLLPKSKPAQLYRFGQHQAPPATGPAAAGAAPIGVFRASGVFQQESAGDRILTITGEHAAYIAQARWVAPAAVLFDAAVLNAFDAHGGRARLVSRGEPAHSDYALRLDVRDFETRYESGEKAAPTVVVRVRAQLTRSQNNAVVGEQIFEARVPADNNRVGAIVGAYDKALTEVLGKVVAWTDGSLT; this is translated from the coding sequence ATGATCCGCTCGAACAGCCTTCCGACCACCCTCCTGCGGCTGGCCGCCGTCGGCGCCTGCGCCCTGATGCTCAGCGGCTGCATCTCGCTGCTCCCGAAGAGCAAGCCGGCGCAGCTCTACCGGTTCGGCCAGCATCAGGCCCCGCCGGCGACGGGGCCGGCGGCGGCCGGCGCCGCGCCGATCGGGGTGTTCCGCGCCAGCGGCGTCTTCCAGCAGGAATCCGCCGGCGACCGCATTCTGACCATCACCGGCGAACACGCCGCCTATATCGCCCAGGCCCGTTGGGTGGCGCCGGCGGCCGTGCTGTTCGACGCCGCGGTGCTGAACGCCTTCGACGCCCACGGCGGCCGCGCGCGGCTGGTCTCGCGTGGCGAGCCCGCGCACAGCGACTACGCCCTGCGGCTCGACGTGCGGGATTTCGAGACCCGCTACGAGTCCGGCGAGAAGGCCGCGCCGACGGTGGTGGTGCGTGTTCGCGCGCAGCTGACCCGCAGCCAGAACAACGCCGTGGTCGGCGAGCAGATCTTCGAAGCGCGCGTCCCGGCCGACAACAACCGGGTCGGCGCCATCGTTGGCGCCTACGACAAGGCGCTCACCGAGGTGCTGGGCAAGGTGGTCGCCTGGACCGACGGCTCGCTGACCTAG
- the folD gene encoding bifunctional methylenetetrahydrofolate dehydrogenase/methenyltetrahydrofolate cyclohydrolase FolD: MSELASSPAKIIDGKVYAERLRAEVAREVAQLKADHGLQPGLAVVLVGDDPASQIYVRSKGEHSLAVGMHSVTHRLPGDTQQAELMRLIAELNADPLIHGILVQLPLPKHLDERAVLAAINPDKDVDGLHVVNAGRLASGMPALTPCTPLGCMILLRETVGDLSGLRAVVVGRSVLVGRPIAQLLLQADCTVTIAHSRTRDLPAVCREADILVAAVGRPRMIRGDWIKPGAAVIDVGINRVPFDDPAKAAAGRTKVVGDVNFKEASQVAGWITPVPGGVGLMTVAVLLQNTVTAARRLQGLA, from the coding sequence ATGTCCGAGCTTGCCTCTTCCCCAGCAAAGATCATCGACGGCAAGGTCTACGCCGAGCGGTTACGCGCCGAGGTGGCCCGCGAGGTCGCCCAGTTGAAGGCCGACCATGGCCTCCAGCCCGGCCTCGCCGTGGTGCTGGTGGGCGACGATCCGGCCAGCCAGATCTACGTCCGGTCGAAAGGCGAGCACTCGCTGGCTGTGGGCATGCACTCGGTCACCCACCGGCTGCCCGGGGACACCCAGCAGGCCGAGCTGATGCGGCTGATCGCCGAGCTGAACGCCGACCCGCTGATCCACGGCATCCTGGTGCAGTTGCCGCTGCCGAAGCACCTCGACGAGCGGGCGGTGCTGGCGGCCATCAATCCCGACAAGGACGTCGACGGCCTGCATGTGGTCAACGCCGGACGGCTGGCCAGCGGCATGCCGGCGCTGACGCCCTGCACGCCGCTGGGCTGCATGATCCTGCTGCGCGAGACGGTGGGCGACCTGTCGGGACTGCGCGCCGTGGTCGTCGGCCGCTCGGTGCTGGTCGGCCGCCCGATCGCCCAGTTGCTGCTGCAGGCCGACTGCACGGTGACTATCGCCCATTCCCGCACCCGCGACCTGCCGGCCGTCTGCCGCGAGGCCGACATCCTGGTGGCGGCGGTGGGACGGCCGCGGATGATCCGCGGCGACTGGATCAAGCCGGGCGCGGCGGTGATCGACGTCGGCATCAACCGGGTGCCGTTCGACGACCCGGCGAAGGCCGCCGCGGGCCGCACCAAGGTGGTCGGCGACGTGAACTTCAAGGAGGCCAGCCAGGTCGCCGGCTGGATCACGCCGGTGCCGGGCGGCGTCGGCCTGATGACCGTGGCCGTCCTGCTGCAGAACACCGTCACCGCCGCCCGGCGGCTCCAGGGCCTCGCCTAG
- a CDS encoding MlaD family protein translates to MEKNANYALVGLSSLILFLGLVIFVVWLARLQFAQENDIYEILFQGPVRGLNQGGEVHFNGIKVGEVTKIALDRTNPSRVLAQARVTSDVPIRVDSYATLEPQGITGVNYIQITAGTPSKPLLKDVTPKDKIPVIRSQRSALSDLLEGGGTVLTRTIEALDRINRVLSDQNIKNFSATVSDAQAITAEVRERKAIIADAQKALQDVDTATQQVTELAKTGNQILDTDGRRTMKNVADAAEEAKATASEARGMIAKLQGPTTDFANNGLPQITAAVIQLQTAAESLSRLVNDIQANPTGAIGKPAAEEVKVKP, encoded by the coding sequence ATGGAAAAGAACGCCAACTACGCCCTGGTGGGCCTCTCATCGCTGATCCTGTTCCTGGGCCTGGTGATCTTCGTCGTCTGGCTGGCGCGGCTGCAGTTCGCCCAGGAGAACGACATCTACGAGATCCTCTTCCAGGGTCCCGTGCGCGGCCTGAACCAGGGCGGCGAGGTGCACTTCAACGGCATCAAGGTCGGCGAGGTAACCAAGATCGCGCTCGACCGCACGAACCCCAGCCGGGTGCTTGCGCAGGCCCGCGTGACGTCCGACGTGCCGATTCGGGTGGATTCCTACGCCACCCTGGAGCCGCAGGGGATCACCGGGGTCAACTACATCCAGATCACCGCCGGCACCCCCTCCAAGCCGTTGCTGAAGGACGTCACGCCGAAGGACAAGATCCCGGTCATCCGCAGCCAGCGCAGCGCCCTGTCCGACCTGCTGGAGGGCGGCGGCACGGTGCTGACCCGCACCATCGAGGCGCTCGACCGGATCAACCGCGTGCTGTCCGACCAGAACATCAAGAACTTCTCCGCCACCGTCTCCGACGCCCAGGCGATCACTGCCGAGGTGCGCGAGCGCAAGGCGATCATCGCCGACGCCCAGAAGGCGCTGCAGGACGTCGACACCGCGACCCAGCAGGTCACCGAACTCGCCAAGACCGGCAACCAGATCCTCGACACCGACGGGCGCCGGACCATGAAGAACGTCGCCGACGCCGCCGAGGAGGCCAAGGCCACGGCCAGCGAAGCCCGAGGCATGATCGCCAAGCTGCAGGGCCCGACCACGGACTTCGCCAACAACGGCCTGCCGCAGATCACCGCCGCAGTGATCCAGCTGCAGACCGCCGCAGAGTCCCTGTCGCGCCTCGTCAACGACATCCAGGCCAACCCCACGGGGGCCATCGGCAAGCCGGCCGCCGAAGAAGTGAAGGTGAAGCCATGA
- a CDS encoding phosphoadenylyl-sulfate reductase gives MAYDTMARPSTLAARLDAELRHAHPRTVIQAAVETLGDKLALVSSFGAESAVLLDIAAKVKPDLPILFLDTGMLFGQTLDYRRALAAQLGLTDVRDLRPHYQDLATVDPQAKLWQTDTDACCHVRKVLPLDRALAEFDGWITGRKRFHGGARLSLPVVEQAGEQVKFNPLANWTKADLDAYAAEHELPAHPLVEQGFPSIGCWPCTKPVEQGEDVRAGRWAGSQKTECGIHLARAPGAVADVGGDI, from the coding sequence ATGGCCTACGACACTATGGCGCGTCCTTCGACGCTGGCCGCCCGGCTCGACGCCGAGCTGCGGCACGCCCATCCGCGCACCGTCATTCAGGCGGCGGTGGAGACGCTTGGCGACAAGCTGGCCCTGGTGTCGTCGTTCGGGGCGGAGTCCGCGGTGCTGCTGGACATCGCCGCCAAGGTGAAGCCCGACCTGCCGATCCTGTTCCTCGACACCGGCATGCTGTTCGGCCAGACCCTGGACTATCGCCGCGCCCTGGCGGCCCAGCTGGGCCTCACCGACGTGCGCGACCTGCGTCCGCACTACCAGGATCTGGCCACGGTCGATCCGCAGGCCAAGCTCTGGCAGACCGACACCGACGCTTGCTGCCACGTGCGCAAGGTGCTGCCGCTGGACCGGGCGCTGGCCGAGTTCGACGGCTGGATCACCGGCCGCAAGCGCTTCCACGGCGGGGCGCGGCTGTCGCTGCCGGTGGTCGAGCAGGCCGGCGAGCAGGTGAAGTTCAACCCGCTGGCCAATTGGACCAAGGCCGACCTCGACGCCTACGCCGCCGAGCACGAGCTGCCGGCCCATCCTTTAGTGGAGCAGGGCTTCCCCTCGATCGGCTGCTGGCCGTGCACCAAGCCGGTGGAGCAGGGCGAGGATGTCCGCGCCGGACGCTGGGCGGGTTCGCAAAAGACCGAATGCGGCATACATCTGGCGCGCGCTCCGGGCGCCGTCGCCGACGTGGGCGGCGACATCTGA
- a CDS encoding S1/P1 Nuclease, protein MKRLVTFALMAAVAAAPSAALAWGSTGHRIIGETAVRALPAEVPAFLRTPQAARDIGEFSREPDRSKSAGKVHDRDRDAGHFLDIDDAGKVLGGPTLAALPPTRADFETALRAVGQDSWKAGYLPYSIVDRWQQLAIDFAYWRVLNAAEANPAWAAHRDFFVADKRRREAQILEDAGALSHFVGDGSQPLHLTVHYNGWGDFPNPGGYPTAHLHGPFESDLVQATVRPEAVAAQVAPLSICQCTIEAQTAAYLADTAKLVEPFYQLAKAGGLDPGDPRGPALATRQIAVGASELRDMMVEAWRASATQTVGWKPVAVADVVAGRIDPYPALYGID, encoded by the coding sequence ATGAAACGTCTTGTGACCTTCGCCCTGATGGCCGCCGTCGCCGCGGCTCCGTCGGCGGCGCTCGCCTGGGGCTCCACCGGCCACCGCATCATCGGCGAGACCGCCGTCCGCGCGCTGCCGGCCGAGGTTCCGGCCTTCCTGCGCACGCCGCAGGCCGCCCGCGACATCGGCGAATTCTCCCGCGAGCCCGACCGCTCCAAGAGCGCCGGCAAGGTCCACGACCGCGACCGTGACGCCGGCCACTTCCTCGACATCGACGACGCCGGCAAGGTGCTGGGCGGCCCGACGCTCGCGGCGCTGCCGCCGACCCGGGCGGACTTCGAGACCGCGCTGCGGGCCGTCGGCCAGGACAGCTGGAAGGCCGGCTACCTCCCGTACTCGATCGTCGACCGCTGGCAGCAGCTGGCCATCGACTTCGCCTACTGGCGGGTGCTGAACGCCGCCGAGGCCAATCCCGCCTGGGCGGCGCACCGCGACTTCTTCGTCGCCGACAAGCGCCGCCGCGAGGCGCAGATCCTCGAGGACGCCGGGGCCCTGTCGCACTTTGTCGGCGACGGCAGCCAGCCGCTGCACCTGACGGTGCACTACAACGGCTGGGGCGACTTCCCCAATCCCGGCGGCTACCCGACCGCCCACCTCCACGGGCCCTTCGAGAGCGATCTCGTGCAGGCGACCGTCCGGCCTGAGGCGGTGGCCGCCCAGGTGGCGCCGCTGAGCATTTGCCAGTGCACGATCGAGGCGCAGACGGCGGCCTATCTCGCCGACACCGCCAAGCTGGTCGAGCCCTTCTATCAGCTGGCGAAGGCCGGCGGCCTCGACCCTGGCGATCCGCGCGGGCCGGCGCTCGCCACCCGGCAGATCGCGGTCGGCGCCTCGGAGCTGCGCGACATGATGGTGGAGGCGTGGCGGGCGAGCGCCACCCAGACCGTCGGCTGGAAGCCGGTCGCGGTGGCCGATGTGGTGGCGGGCCGGATCGATCCCTATCCGGCGCTCTACGGCATCGACTGA
- a CDS encoding low affinity iron permease family protein: MSKFSEAFAQIASGVSRWTGRPLTFLACCLIVVVWAATGPVFHYSDTWQLIINTGTTIVTFLMVFLIQNTQNRDNAALQAKLDELIRVTQAKNEFIGIEHLSDQELEDILAECESHRPEVVQRAEARASRNRKQEIGQARKRATGRAKTRTRAAG, translated from the coding sequence ATGAGCAAATTCAGCGAGGCGTTCGCCCAGATCGCCAGCGGCGTTTCCCGCTGGACCGGCCGCCCCCTCACCTTCCTCGCCTGCTGCCTGATCGTCGTCGTCTGGGCCGCGACCGGCCCGGTCTTCCACTACTCCGACACCTGGCAGCTGATCATCAACACCGGCACGACCATCGTGACCTTCCTGATGGTCTTCCTGATCCAGAACACCCAGAACCGCGACAACGCCGCCCTGCAGGCCAAGCTGGACGAGCTGATCCGGGTGACCCAGGCCAAGAACGAGTTCATCGGCATCGAGCACCTCTCCGACCAGGAGCTCGAGGACATCCTGGCGGAGTGCGAAAGCCATCGCCCGGAAGTCGTGCAGCGGGCCGAGGCGCGGGCCAGCCGCAACCGCAAGCAGGAAATCGGACAGGCCCGCAAGCGCGCCACCGGGCGGGCCAAGACCCGGACCCGCGCCGCGGGCTAG
- a CDS encoding ferredoxin--NADP reductase, giving the protein MNDVSVAPQPALKASGAFFLETVTWVQHWTPSLFSFRTTRDPGLRFASGQFVMVGLMTPEGKPLVRAYSIASPAWHEELEFYSIKVADGPLTSRLQNIKVGDQVLIGRKPTGTLVLDGLKPGKRLYMLGTGTGLAPWLSLVRDPDVYERFDEAIVTHTVREVADLNYRDLLEHELGRDPDLGELIGPKLRYYPTVTREPFKTQGRITDLIENGKLFEDLGVPAFDPAVDRVMLCGGPSVLADLKQQLLDRGFVEGSIAKPGDFVLEKAFVET; this is encoded by the coding sequence ATGAATGATGTTTCCGTAGCGCCGCAGCCCGCCCTGAAGGCCAGCGGCGCCTTCTTTCTCGAGACGGTGACCTGGGTCCAGCACTGGACGCCCAGCCTGTTCTCGTTCCGCACCACCCGCGACCCGGGGCTGCGGTTCGCCAGCGGCCAGTTCGTGATGGTCGGGCTGATGACGCCGGAGGGCAAGCCGCTGGTGCGCGCCTACTCGATCGCCTCGCCGGCCTGGCACGAGGAGCTGGAGTTCTATTCGATCAAGGTGGCCGACGGCCCGCTGACCTCGCGCCTGCAGAACATCAAGGTCGGCGACCAGGTGCTGATCGGCCGCAAGCCCACCGGCACCCTGGTGCTGGACGGCCTGAAGCCCGGCAAGCGGCTCTACATGCTGGGCACCGGCACGGGCCTCGCGCCCTGGCTGTCGCTGGTGCGCGATCCGGACGTCTACGAGCGCTTCGACGAAGCAATCGTCACCCACACCGTGCGCGAGGTCGCGGACCTGAACTACCGCGACCTGCTGGAGCACGAGCTGGGGCGCGACCCGGACCTCGGCGAGCTGATCGGGCCGAAGCTGCGCTACTACCCGACCGTCACGCGCGAGCCGTTCAAGACCCAGGGCCGGATCACCGACCTGATCGAGAATGGCAAGCTGTTCGAGGACCTGGGCGTCCCGGCGTTCGATCCGGCCGTCGACCGGGTGATGCTGTGCGGCGGTCCCTCGGTGCTGGCCGACCTGAAGCAGCAGTTGCTCGACCGCGGCTTCGTGGAGGGCTCGATCGCCAAGCCCGGCGACTTCGTGCTCGAGAAGGCCTTCGTCGAAACCTAG
- a CDS encoding 3D domain-containing protein, translating to MRRRLAALAALSLFALGSNAQAATSDPIGDMIMSVVTGTMPGAPGWNVKATLYHAGAKGVGALDSLGCKVVAMRTVAVDKALIPKRSVLFIKETVGLKMPDGTVHDGYWYASDTGGAIKGKRIDLFTGAGSGSMGALRALNLATLTAIKVGEFKGCPPN from the coding sequence TTGCGACGCCGCCTCGCCGCCCTGGCCGCCCTCTCGCTCTTCGCGCTTGGGTCCAACGCGCAAGCCGCGACTTCCGATCCCATCGGCGACATGATCATGTCGGTGGTCACCGGGACGATGCCGGGCGCTCCCGGCTGGAACGTGAAAGCCACCCTCTACCACGCCGGCGCCAAGGGCGTTGGCGCGCTCGACTCGCTGGGCTGCAAGGTCGTGGCCATGCGCACCGTCGCGGTCGACAAGGCCCTGATCCCCAAGCGCAGCGTGCTGTTCATCAAGGAAACCGTCGGCCTGAAGATGCCCGACGGCACCGTCCACGACGGCTACTGGTACGCCTCCGACACCGGCGGCGCGATCAAGGGCAAGCGCATCGACCTGTTCACCGGGGCCGGCTCCGGCTCGATGGGCGCGCTGCGGGCCCTGAACCTGGCCACCCTCACCGCCATCAAGGTCGGTGAGTTCAAGGGCTGCCCGCCGAACTAA
- a CDS encoding glutathione S-transferase family protein — MKIYGDSISGNCLKVKWTADYLGLPYTWIETDILKGESRTPQFLALNAAGQVPVVVLGDGRPLAQSNAIILHLAEGSDLIPADAYERARMLEWLFWEQYSHEPYVAVARFHVRYLGKSAADLDPRIVERGAAALARLDEALADGPFLVGTAPTLADLSLIAYTRVAHEGGFDLARYPRVEAWVGRVEEALGIAS, encoded by the coding sequence ATGAAAATCTACGGCGACTCGATCTCGGGAAACTGCCTGAAGGTCAAATGGACGGCCGACTATCTCGGCCTGCCGTACACCTGGATCGAGACGGACATCCTCAAGGGCGAGAGCCGCACGCCCCAGTTCCTGGCGCTGAACGCGGCGGGCCAGGTGCCGGTCGTTGTGCTCGGCGACGGACGTCCGCTGGCCCAGTCCAACGCCATCATCCTGCACCTCGCCGAGGGCTCGGACCTGATCCCCGCCGACGCCTACGAGCGCGCCCGCATGCTCGAATGGCTGTTCTGGGAGCAGTACAGCCATGAGCCCTACGTCGCCGTGGCCCGCTTCCATGTGCGCTACCTCGGCAAGTCCGCCGCCGACCTGGACCCGCGAATCGTCGAACGCGGCGCAGCCGCGCTGGCGCGGCTGGACGAGGCGCTGGCGGATGGACCCTTCCTGGTGGGGACGGCGCCCACGCTCGCGGACCTATCCCTCATCGCCTACACCCGCGTCGCCCACGAGGGCGGCTTCGATCTCGCCCGCTATCCGCGGGTAGAGGCCTGGGTGGGACGGGTGGAGGAGGCGCTGGGGATCGCCTCCTGA
- a CDS encoding DUF934 domain-containing protein, with protein sequence MPTRIKLHDARFDLAEDPFTAVGDEREIPPGDVIISLARFQEHGEWLLSDGRKVGVRLESHEEVEALAYDLPRLSLVALAFPKFGDGRAYTSARLLRERYGFKGEVRAVGDVLREQAGFMVRCGFDAFEPADGSTPQDWDKAVHRFRHVYQRAVDGRPPAFAERGK encoded by the coding sequence ATGCCGACGCGAATTAAGCTCCACGACGCCCGCTTCGACCTCGCCGAGGACCCGTTCACCGCGGTCGGCGACGAGCGCGAGATCCCGCCCGGCGACGTGATCATCTCGCTGGCGCGCTTCCAGGAGCACGGCGAATGGCTGCTCTCCGACGGCCGCAAGGTCGGGGTGCGCCTGGAGAGCCATGAGGAGGTCGAGGCCCTGGCCTACGACCTGCCGCGCCTGTCGCTGGTGGCCCTGGCCTTCCCGAAATTCGGCGACGGCCGGGCCTACACCTCCGCCCGCCTGCTCCGGGAGCGCTACGGCTTCAAGGGCGAGGTGAGGGCGGTGGGCGACGTGCTGCGCGAGCAGGCGGGCTTCATGGTCCGCTGCGGCTTCGACGCCTTCGAACCGGCGGACGGCTCCACCCCGCAGGACTGGGACAAGGCCGTCCATCGCTTCCGCCACGTCTATCAACGCGCTGTCGACGGCCGTCCCCCGGCCTTCGCTGAGCGGGGGAAGTGA